GGCGCGCCCTCGGTCGCCCGCGCGTGGGCGGGTCGCCCGGTGGCCGACACGCCCGTGGACACCATCGCCGACGGGGTGGCCGTGCGGCTGCCGGTGCCGGCCGCCGTGCCGCGGTTGCGGGCGCTCGTGGACGACATGGTGCTGGTGCCCGACGACGCGATCCGCGAGGCGATGGCGCTGGCCCGGGACGCGCTCGGGCTGGTGCTGGAGCCGGCGGGCGCGATCGGGCTGGCGGCGATCGCCGTCGCGGACGTGCCGGGCGAGTCGATCGCCACCGTGCTCACCGGCGGCAATGTCTGAGACGCGCTGCCGCCGGGTGAGGCAGGATTGAGGGGTGACACCCCCTCGGCCGGAAGACCCGTCGCGGAAGTACCCGTGGGAGGACGACGAGTACAAGCCGCGCACCCGGCCGTACCCGACTCCGGGCACGCCGCCGCCGCTGGACCCGCCCGGGTCGTCGGGGCCGCCGCCCGGTCGGCAGCCCGGTCCACCGCCCGGTGGGCGGCGCGGTCGCGAGCCCGGTCCGGAACGCGGTCGCGAGCCCGGCTGGGAACGCGGTCGCGGGCCCGGTCCGGAGCGCGGTCGCGAACCGGGTCGGGAGCCCGGCCGGGAACCCGGTCGTGAGCCGGGGTCCCGGCAGCCCGGCCCGCAGCGGGAGTCGGCGCGGTTCCAGCCGCCGCCGGACGACCGGGCGACCGAGCCGGCGATGCCGAAGAAGCTCACCGTCACCCGGGTCGCCTGGTTCCGCGCCAAGCAGCTCAGCGGCCAGGGGCTGGCCGCGTTCCGCAAGGCCGCGCACGCCGACGGCGCCAAGCAGTCCGGCCTGTCGTCGCTGACCTACGCGGTGATGCTGAACTACGCCGCCGACGCCGCGATGGCCGTCGCGCTGGCCAACACCCTGTTCTTCTCGGCCGCGACCGGCGAGAGCCGCGGCAAGGTCGCGCTCTACCTGCTGATCACGGTCGCGCCGTTCGCGCTGGTCGCGCCGGTCATCGGCCCGGCGCTGGACCGCATCCAGCACGGCAGGCGGGTCGCGCTGGCGGCCTCGTGCGTGCTGCGGGTGTTCCTGTCGGTCGTGATGGCGCTGAACTTCGACAACTGGGGCCTGTACCCGGCGGCGCTGGGCAGCATGGTGCTGTCCAAGTCGTTCATGGTGCTCAAGGCCGCCATCACGCCGCGCGTGCTGCCCCGCGAGATCACCCTGTCCAAGACCAACGCCCGGATGACGGTGTTCGGCCTGGCCGCGGGCGGGGTGTTCGGCGCGGTCGCGGCGGGCCTGGCGAACCTGTTCGGCTCGCCGGGCGCGCTGTGGTTCACCGCCGTGCTGTGCCTGGCCAACGCCTACTACTGCCTGCGCATCCCGTCGTGGGTGGAGGTCACCGAGGGCGAGGTGCCCGCGTCGCTGCGGGCCAGGCCGCACGACCGGCCGCAGAAGCCGAAGCGGCAGCCGCTGGGCCGCACGGTCGTGGTGGCGCTGTGGGGCAACGGCTCGATCCGGATGCTGACCGGGTTCCTGATGCTGTTCGCCGCGTTCGTGGTGCGCGCCCAGACCGAGGGCGACGCGCTGATGCAGGTGCTGCTGCTGGGCGTGATCGCCGGCGCCGCCGGTGTCGGCAGCTTCCTCGGCAACGCGGTCGGCGCGCGCCTGCAGTTCGGGGCGCCCGACCAGGTGGTCATCGGCTGCCTGGTCGCGGCGCTGGCGAGCGCGGTGGTGGCCGCCGTGCTGCCGGGCCTGGCGACGGCCGCCGCGGTCGGGTTGGTCGGGGCGACCGCCAGCTCGCTAGCCAAGGTGTCGCTGGACGCGGTGATCCAGGACGACGTGCCCGACGAGTCGCGGGCGTCGGCGTTCGGCCGGTCGGAGACGATCCTGCAGCTGGGCTGGGTGTTCGGCGGCGCGCTCGGCGTGCTGCTGCCCACCGAGTACTGGATCGGGTTCACCGTGCTGTCGGTGCTGCTCGCGGTCGGGCTGGCGCAGACCGTGCAGACCAGGCGGGGCGCGACGCTCATCCCCGGCCTCGGTGGCGACCGCCCGCTGCGGGCCGCGCCCGTCGCGCCCCGGCCGGGCACGTAGGCTCGACGGCCGTGCGCCGAGTCGTGTTCCCCGTGTCCTTGCTGGTGTCCGGGCTGGCCCTGGCCGGGTGCGCGGCACCGGTCGACCCCGAGGTGACGTTCTACGCCGATGGTCGGGTGGTCTACGTCGAGCCGTCGCAGTACTGCGACCTGCAGTCGGAGAACTGCGACGTCGACCCGGGGGCGGTCGGGGTGCTGCGGGTGCGGCCGGGCAAGCCGGTGCAAATCTCGGTGCCCGGCGAGCTGGCCGACACCGCCTGGTCGGTCAAGTTCACCTACCGCAACGCCCGCGGCGAGCAGCAGGAACCGCTGCGCAGCAAGCTGTTCACGTCGCGCGAGCCGCGGTTCGCCTACACGCTCGTGCTGCCGAACCCGGACGACCAGCTGGAGAGCGTCGAGGTCCAGCAGTACGGGGCCCGCATCGAGGCGAGCACCACGGGCACGGTCGACTT
This genomic window from Saccharothrix sp. HUAS TT1 contains:
- a CDS encoding MFS transporter, with the translated sequence MTPPRPEDPSRKYPWEDDEYKPRTRPYPTPGTPPPLDPPGSSGPPPGRQPGPPPGGRRGREPGPERGREPGWERGRGPGPERGREPGREPGREPGREPGSRQPGPQRESARFQPPPDDRATEPAMPKKLTVTRVAWFRAKQLSGQGLAAFRKAAHADGAKQSGLSSLTYAVMLNYAADAAMAVALANTLFFSAATGESRGKVALYLLITVAPFALVAPVIGPALDRIQHGRRVALAASCVLRVFLSVVMALNFDNWGLYPAALGSMVLSKSFMVLKAAITPRVLPREITLSKTNARMTVFGLAAGGVFGAVAAGLANLFGSPGALWFTAVLCLANAYYCLRIPSWVEVTEGEVPASLRARPHDRPQKPKRQPLGRTVVVALWGNGSIRMLTGFLMLFAAFVVRAQTEGDALMQVLLLGVIAGAAGVGSFLGNAVGARLQFGAPDQVVIGCLVAALASAVVAAVLPGLATAAAVGLVGATASSLAKVSLDAVIQDDVPDESRASAFGRSETILQLGWVFGGALGVLLPTEYWIGFTVLSVLLAVGLAQTVQTRRGATLIPGLGGDRPLRAAPVAPRPGT
- a CDS encoding DUF2771 family protein, with amino-acid sequence MRRVVFPVSLLVSGLALAGCAAPVDPEVTFYADGRVVYVEPSQYCDLQSENCDVDPGAVGVLRVRPGKPVQISVPGELADTAWSVKFTYRNARGEQQEPLRSKLFTSREPRFAYTLVLPNPDDQLESVEVQQYGARIEASTTGTVDFVARGTWVLSVDDRG